The following DNA comes from Clupea harengus chromosome 9, Ch_v2.0.2, whole genome shotgun sequence.
CACAAAGGCTTCTTTTATGGGAAACTGGGAATGAGGCCAGAGCAACAATACTATtcattgccctctctctctctctctccttccctctctccctctctctctctctctctctccttccctctctccctctctctctctctctctccctccctccctccctatctctctctctctctctctccctccctccctctctctctctctctctctccctctctccctccctctctctctctgtcccttcctctctctccacactttctatccccccccaccccggtCCCTTACAGATTCTGGTTCTCCTGGGTGAACCCCGGTCCGATCCGGTACGACACGTTCAGCGCTCCTCTCCAGCTGCTGGGGGGCGTGGCTCCACCCATGTTCctacaggaaatgacatcaatGACGCCGCATTATTCCAACAGGAAATTACATCAATGACGCATTATTccaacaggaaatgacatcaatGACGCATTATTCCAACAGGAAATGAGCCGCTGTCTCTGGACCAGCCACTGATtcggtctgtctgtcactcactcacttcagaAGATGGCCTGCGTCATCGTAGCCAATGGGATGCACCGGAATCTTAGGAAGCCCCACCCCCTTCTCAGGGTCAATTCTGTAAGTGTAATCTAACAGAAGAACATcatgatactcacacacacacacacacacacacacacacactcacacacacacacacacacttacggtGGACTCAGAACATcatgatactcacacacacacacacacacttatggtgGACTCAAGCATcatgatactcacacacacttacggtGGACTCAGAACATcatgatactcacacacacacacacacacacacacacacacacacttacggtGGACTCAGAACATcatgatactcacacacacaaacacacacacacacacttacattggACTCGGAACATCatgatattcacacacacacacaaacacacacacacacacacacacacacacacttacggtGGACTCGGAACatcatgatacacacacacacacacacacacacacacacacacacacacacttacggtGGACTCGGAACATcatgatactcacacacacacacgcacacacacacacacacacaccgatacacacacgcacacgcacacgcacacgcacacacacacacacacacacacacacacggtggacTCGGAACATcatgatactcacacacacacacgcacacacacacacacacacaccgacacacacacgcacacgcacacacacacacacacacacacacacacacacacacacacacacacacacacctttggcaGGGTATCCTGGCGTGAGCGGGTCTCCTGCTCCATTGAGGTTGAGCACGTTGCCCCGTTGGGCGCCCCCTCCTGGCAGGTTCCAGCCGCGCGGGTACACCGGCACCCCAGGGGCGCTGTAGTCCGAGGGGTCTGAGAACAGGATGAGGCCCACCGCCCCCGCCAGCACAGCGTtcttcacctacacacacacacacacacacacacacacacacacacaccacacacacacacacacacacacacacacatacacatacacacacacacacacacacataaatacacacacacacacacacacacacacacacatacacatacacacacacacacacacacataaatacacacacacacacacacacacacacacacacacacatacacacacacacacacacacacacacacacacacacacaccataaacacacacatacatcacattaacacacacacacaccgacacacacacaccacataaacacacacacactgtaagataaattcagttcaatacgaatttattaacagcttattcatattaacaatgtatatgcCAACTTTAACCAGTATATTAGTGCAGTTGGAAATAAGGCCAGGATAAGAAGTGgaaaagttctctctctctctctctctgccatgtgTTTGCAGACGAGAGGCACCCCAgagataacattcaaagcatctgttttaactgttttaacTTCTTCTAGCTGGCCATGGCTAGCCAAGGTCAGAGGCCTTCCTTAGGCAAGATATGGAAGCCATCTTTGAAGGGAGTGAATTGTGTACAAAGACATAATTGTCAACTAAGAAATTACGACAGATCCCTAGGGGAGGTTACCTAAGACCCCTAGGAAGTGACTTCTGGGTGTTAAAAAGACgatatctgtgtttttttgtgcagaatgcattctccagtctTGGTTGACGGAACTCTGTGTGAAATTTGTACAACTCTATCAGTAAAAACTCAACTTGTTCAACTAATTGCTTCGTCTGGCggtctctttctctgaaaccaacACGCAAGAATACGATTTGATCTAacaacacgcatacacacacgcacacaccacattaacacacaatacacacatgaacccacacacatcacataaacacacacacactaactcaaacacacacaccttgttccCTCTGAAGATCTTGCCGTAGTGTGCGatggtactcacacacacacactcacacacacacacacactaactcaaacacacacaccttgtttcCTCTGAAGATCTTGCCGTAGCGTGCGATGGCGATCTTGCCACTGCAGTTGATGCCCATGTCCCTCTCCAACAGCAGGAAGTCTTCAGTTCGCCCATAGTTCACATAGACCAGCtccccctgcagacacacacacacacacacacacacacacacacacacacacaaacacacacacacacacacacacagagacacactcacacacaaatacacacatacacacacacagacacacacacagacacacacacacacacacacacacacacactcacacacgaatacatacacacacactcacacacacacacacacacacacacacactcacacacacacacacacacacacacacacactcacacacaaatacatacacacacactcacacacacacacacacacacacacactcacacaaacacacccacacacacacacacacacacacacagagacacactcacacacaaatacatacacacacacacagacacacacacacttacacacatatacacacacgcacacacaaatacatacacacacacacagacaaacacacacacacacacactcacacacaaatatacacacagcatGTAAGTATGACTGGACCTTGTCCTTATGCAGACAGAGAATGTTTTACAATGTAGTACATCTTGAGTctgtacaatgtgtgtgtaagagagtgtgtgtgtaagagagtgtgtgtgtgtgtgtgtgttacattcatgcactttttattccttatgtaaagtagtatttattgttacactaggtctctgttgctcgtagcttgactgttttcGCTTTGGATAAACTAAATTAGATTGTAATGCAATGTAAAtatgatgtagtgtgtgtgtgtgtgtgtgtgtgtgtgagtgagtgagtgagtgagtgagtgagtgagtgagtgagtgagtgagtgagtgagtgagtgagtgagagtgtgtgtgtgtctgtgtgagtgtgagtgtgagtgtgagtgtgagtgtgtgtgtctgtgtctctgtgtctgtgtctgtgtctgtgtctgtgtctgtgtctgtgtgtgtgtgtgtgtgtgtgtgtgtgtgtgtctgtgtgtgtgtgtgtgtgtgtgtgctgacctctGGTTGTCCTTGAGCAGAGAAGGCGTTGTACGGGGGGACGATGGTGTCAGAAACATTCTCATACCCCTCAGGCACGGGCTCCGACAGTGATGTGTTgaagatctacacacacacacacacacagacacacagacacatagacacacacacacacacacacacacacacacacacacacacagacacagacacagacacacacacaaacacacacacacacacacaaacacacacacacacacaaacacacacagacacacacacacagacacacacacacacacacacacaaacacacacacacacacacacacacagacacacacacacacagacacacacacacacaaagacacagacacagacacagacacacacacaaacacacacacacacacacacagacacacacacacacacacaaaacacacacacacacacacacacacacacacacaaaaaacacacacacacacacacacagacacacacacacacagacacacacacagacacacacacacacacacacacacacacacacacacacacaccccacagaacAAGAACAGACTGTGATGTACAagcatttatatttaatttctacttcattgtatatttgttttcacatgatAAAATAACATATATAGTCATGTGATCGATTGGTGTTAGATAAAACACTGTTTAATTAAAACTTTTAATTTGATGCATTAAGAGGCTTCATGCCAGGTCATAGGGTTCATAGGTTGGGAGTGATGGCGAACTCGGAAGGGGATAAAACATGTCCGGAAGTATCGTTAAAGGAGAACATCCTTTGGAAGATGGAGACGGTCGGCGTTTTGGCCACAGGCCTTTGAGACACACGGAGCCTGCGGCGTTTCATTGACGCCGGTTTTCATTTCACATACGGACCGTCAGAGTTTTGTTTATACAACGGTCCGACGGACGGAGTTCAGTTTGCCACACGGATTAGAACGTGCTTTGCTTTGAATGGACATAATATCCGCAAAACAGGCTATCGAAATGGACAATGGCACATTAGGTGGTCTGTATTATGTTATGTATGCATTGAATTGTTgagatatttttttgtttgttttgaaaatagacACTGTTGAAAAGATTCATTTGCGTTTGAGACTTTGTTTAAATGGTGAACACGTAACAAGACACACACGCCAGCCGACATGTAATGATCCGCAGttatggcttttgtgtgtgtgtgtgtgcgtgtgtgtgtgtgtgtgtgtgtgtgtatgagtgtgtgtgtctgtgtgtgtgtgtgtgtgtgtgtgtgtgtgtgtctgtgtgtgtgtgtgtgtgtgtgtgtgtgtgtgtgtgtgtgtgtgtgtgtgtgtgtgtgtgtgtgtgtgtgtgtgtgtgtgtgtgtacctcttgtCTGTGTTGGTCCAGTATAGAGATGtagttggggtgtgtgtgtgtgtgtgtgtgtgtgtgtgtgtgtgtgtgtgtgtgtgtgtgtgtgtgtgtgtgtgtgtgtgtgtgtgcacctcttgTCTGTGCTGGTCCAGTATAGAGATGTAGTTGGGTCGGCTCTTGTTAGGATAGGACAGCAGGACATCATATGGCACAAGCTCCACCCCATCCAAGCCAAACTCCGCCCAGTCGTCACGGATACGCTCTGCCAGACGAAGATTCTGCTCCGTCCCCGCCAGGTGAGGAAGACGAGTGAAGtctctacagacagacacagacacacacacacagacacacacacacacacacacacacacacacacacacacacacacacacgccaacacacacaaagggtatGAAACTGATACGTAAAGTAAAGAATTTCTTTGGGTAAGCACAGCTTATATGTGTcagtgaaggtgtttgtgtctgcacatgtgcatttgtgtttgcgtgtgtgtgtgtttgtgtgtgtgcgtgtgcgtgtgtgcgtgtgtgctagagcatggatcgggccgaatttttctgtccgagcccgacccgcgtccgacagagtagtaacCGAGCCCGGCCCGAGTCCGACAGCCATTACCGAACCGAGCCCGACGGAATCaatttctcaactgttcatactaatgccacatttacgtatgttttttatgaatagcctggctttattaaacttgggcatcaacagataaatgctcgctcacacaaacaagcgctgttaaacgcacGCAAGCGTGCACAAGAAGGCCGATAAGCCTATTTTaattaaatgattcacattgcaagaacgtgttgtaaaatggtgcggctcctttaagagcagggtgggtgtggtagagctagagagagagaacggtgatgcttATGAATAGTTTGGATGTAGCCTAGCGACAGGTTAGGTGTAACAGTgttaaccagtgtgtgaagaataaatcctcagaaagaatacagtgggcatttatttactaaccagcagcagacggaaaggaaagggaattaaCCGCGAAGTTAAAAACATGTAATACTTCGGTTCTGGAGCATTTTACTaagtctcccctgcaatctccaactcttagtcttaccattgaagatcttttcaacgttcgttataaaactatctacatagtccaaccatcgaggtttaatccatgttgttgtggacacagaggatggcatcaatcatatttcattaaaacttcacacttcttacattggacagatccaacagcctaattagaatctgcatcgactactaagcagaaatatctccatacagtagatttcccttcgtttagtatcgtttaaaactctccagatgacagtttctctttaacttcctcgtgatgccattttgccacctgtaatcgcgttgtcacagctaggacataaacaaattcccgccacgggaagaaggctgttatactaaatgtgatttattttattctcaaaaacgaacttctgcataatgtgaagcagacacgttgacttcactattcattaagatatttaaaatatagaaatgttcaatgcattatcgcgctgatgtgtccgagcccgacccgagcctgattataatttctaaatatttgtccgaacccggcccGACGGGTTCTGATGGGCTCGGGTCAGGTATCCATCCTCTagcgtgtgcacatgtgcattcgtgtgtgcgtgtgtgtgtgtgtgtgtgtgtgtgtgtgagtgtgtgtgtgtgcgcgtgtgtgtgtgtgtgtgtgtgtgtgtgtgtgcgcgtgtgtgcacatgtgcattcgtgtgtgtgtgtgtgagtgtgtgtgtgtgtgtgtgtgtgtgtatgtgtgtgtgtgtgtgtgtgtgtgtgtgtgtgagtgtgtgtgtgtatgtgtctgtgtgtgtgtgtgtgtgtgtgtgtgtgtgtgtgtgtgtgtgtgtgtgtgtgtgtgtgtgtgtcagagcgcaCCTGAGGTAATGCCTGATGTTGTGGGCTTGAATCTGGTGGAGAAACTGGTCCAGTCGGTCCACTGAAGGATCGGGTCTAGAGCCCACTGAAGCAGGACGCCCAAACCAGCCTGGGGGAGGAGtagaacagtgagtgtgtgtgtgagtgtgagtgtgagtgtgtgtgtgtgtgagtgtgagtgtgagtgtgagagtgagtgtgagtgtgtgtgtgtgtgtgtgtgtgtgtgtgtgtgtgtgtgtgtgtgtgtgtgtgtgtgtgagtgtgagagtgtgtgtgtgtgtgtgtgtgtgtgtgtgtgtgtgagtgtgagtgtgtgtgtgtgtgtgtgtgtgagtgtgagtgtgagagtgtgtgtgtgtgtgtgagtgtgagtgtgagtgtgagtgtgagtgtgtgtgtgtgtgtgtgtgtgtgtgtgtgtgagtgtgagagtgtgtgtgtgtgtgtgtgtgtgtgtgtgagtgtgagtgtgtgtgtgtgtgtgtgtgtgagtgtgagtgtgagagtgtgtgtgtgtgtgtgagtgtgagtgtgagtgtgagtgtgtgtgtgtgtgtgtgtgtgtgtgtgtgtgtgtgtgtgtgtgtgtgtgtgtgggtcagcgCCTGCACCTGGCTCCACTGAAGCAGGACGGCCAAACCAGCCTGAGGGGGGACAGGGCGGTTGTGGAGTagaacagtgtgtctgtgtgtgtgtgtgtgtgtgtgtgtgtgtgtgtgtgtgtgatcagtctCATCATTGGCTATGAtacgacctgtgtgtgtgtgtgtgtgtgtgtgtgtgtgtgtgtgtgtgtgtgtgtgatacagccTGTGGAAAAGCCA
Coding sequences within:
- the naalad2 gene encoding N-acetylated-alpha-linked acidic dipeptidase 2; protein product: MGRETSHVRWIWRLSALTAIFFTGFIIGWFGRPASVGSRPDPSVDRLDQFLHQIQAHNIRHYLRDFTRLPHLAGTEQNLRLAERIRDDWAEFGLDGVELVPYDVLLSYPNKSRPNYISILDQHRQEIFNTSLSEPVPEGYENVSDTIVPPYNAFSAQGQPEGELVYVNYGRTEDFLLLERDMGINCSGKIAIARYGKIFRGNKVKNAVLAGAVGLILFSDPSDYSAPGVPVYPRGWNLPGGGAQRGNVLNLNGAGDPLTPGYPAKDYTYRIDPEKGVGLPKIPVHPIGYDDAGHLLKNMGGATPPSSWRGALNVSYRIGPGFTQENQNLTVRINVYSTNQVTRIYNVIGKIRGAQEPDRYVILGGHRDAWVFGGVDPTSGAAAVHETARSAGRLLQTGTHTHTHTHTHTHTHTHTRGERPSGNCVAFIRVGQFQ